The region TCGCTGGCAGCTTTTTGAAGTAGTTGCTCTCTGCTTCTTACTGTCTGATTAATTTTTTCTATCAGCCGTCTGACTGTTTTATTTTCTGTTTTCAAATCTGTTGCTGGACTATCAATCGCTTTGCTTATTGCTACTGTGATCATATGAATCTTTCTTTTGTAAATACTTATTAACAGCGTGATTATTGTTCCAAAAGCGACACACACAACTATCATTGAAGGATAGTACCAACTGTGGCTGTAAAGTGGAATCATGACAAGTATTGAGAAATTGAATCTATCGTTTTTCTTTAGAAGTGCCCAAAAATTTTTCCCTTTGTATTTTACCTTTGTTATTTCATCTTTTTTGTTGATATTGACTGTTCCATGTAATTCCTTTCCTCTGGCAGCTGATTCTGAGGACATAGTAATCTTTCCCATTTGATCGATTACAAAATAAACAACAGATAGATCTTTTGAAAAAGGCAGGTTTAATGAAGTGTATACACCAGGTTCGGATTGTATCTCCTCTATCAATTTATTCAAGTGTTCCGCAGTTATTGACAAGACAGCAGTGTTCACTTTTTTTATGGTGTTTTCATTTTCATATTTGTTGATGAAATACATTGAAAAACCTATGCTTAGAAAGATCCCGCAAAAAATAATCAAATACCTTGCTCTTATAGCCACTTTCCCATCACCAGTAAATCAAAATATTGCTCATCTATTAAGACGGCTTTTTTCTTTATTCCTTCAATTTCAAAGCCGAATTTTTTGTAAAGCGAGATAGCTCTGTGATTATCTGCTATCACCTCAAGTTGTATTTTTTTGAATCCCCTTTCCTTAGCTACTCCCAGGCACTCTCTCATCAAGGCACTCCCGATTCCTTTGCCCCAAAAAGGTTTTCTGACACTTATCCCGAGCTCACCTTTGTGGAGAATTTTTCTTCTGAAAGAACCGGATAGGGTTACTACACCAATTATTTCATCCATATACTCAGCTACCAGAAATATTTTTCTGTTATCAGACAGGTATAGAGTTATAATTCTCTTTTGATCATATATGCTCTCAACTTCATCGGGATATGTCAGAAGAAATTTTGATTCACTCGTCACAGCTTTCTTAAAAGATACTAACTTAGCAGAGTCAGATAATCTGACTGGACGTATGATAACATTTTCCATGATCTCATATCCTTTCAAAAAAGCTGTCAAGTTCTTTAAAATTGATAGAATACATTACGGGTCTACCATGAGGGCATGTGCTGATTTTGTTTGCAAAGATTTCTCTGACAAGATATTTTGCCTGAGATAAATCAAGTCTGTCTCTTGTCCTCAAAGCACTCTTACAGGAAATATCTGCAATGATTTTTTTCATCACCTCTTCCAATCCATAGATATCTATTAACTTTATTTCGTCAATACTATCGATTATGAAACGCTTAACATCACTCTGGTCAAGCCACGTAGGTATTTTTTTCACGATAAGTTGATTTTTTATTATTTCATAATCAAATCCAATTTGCTTTAGAACATTGTTTTTTTCGATGAGAGCCAGTTCACTTTCTCTCAGTTCGATTTGAACTGGTATCAGCAGATCTGTGCCGTCATTTTGATTAAGAGAAGAAAGCATTCTGTTATATATCAATCTCTCATGCGCAGCATGAAAATCCACTATAAAAAGCTCATCTTTCGTTTCCACTATTATGTATCTTCCCCTGACAATCCCGATAATTTTGAAATCCTCTGGAGGAATCAGCATTTCTTCAGATGTAGTGGTAAATTTCGCATTTGGGCTTTTATACTCCACCTGGCGTTCCTGAACTTTTGCCGGTGTATTTCTCGATATGTGGTGTATAATTGGAATCTTCAGTTGGGATTTTATAGAATCACGCACGAACCGAAATACTTCCTCATCACGGGAGAATTTCACCTCTATTTTTTGTGGATGGACATTAACGTCTATATCTTTTGGGGGAAGAAAGAGGTTAACAATCACTACGGGATGTTCCTTTTGGTGCAAAAAATCTGCATAAGCTGAATAAATGGCACTTTGAAGAAGTTGATTTACCACAAATCTATCATTGACAAACGTGAAAATGGCTTTTTTCCTTCTTAAATTAGCAGGGCTAACCGCACAACCGTGCAATTCCATATCTTTCCACTGTGATTGTATTGCCTTCAAAGAATCCATTGGAATATCCGGAAATAACGCTTTGATGCGTTGAATTAAAGTCGTTGCTGGTAGATTGTAAATAACCTGCTGATCTTTTGTGAGAATAAGGTTTATGTGCGGATGGGACAAGCAGAATCTTTCAAAGACCTCTACTGCCATTCTTGCCTCAACAGCATTTGATTTTAGAAATTTTCTTCTCGCCGGGACATTGAAAAACAGATCTCTAACGATAACAGTTGTACCTTTTTCAATTTGAACCGGTTTTTCATAAACCAGATGACCAGCAACTACTTCAATTTCATGACCAAGGTTAGATGATGCCGTTTTGGAAAATATCGTTGTCTTGCTTATCTGACATATGGAATATAAAGCTTCTCCTCTAAAACCAAAAGAATTCAGTGTGTATATATCCTGAAATGAATCAATTTTGCTGGTTGTATGAGATTCATAACACACAAGCAAATCGTCTTTTTCCATACCTTCGCCGTTATCCTGGACTTTGATTTCACTTTTTCCGCCATTAATAAGTTCTACAACTATTCTGTCAGCGCCTGCATCAATGGAGTTTTCTATAAGTTCTTTCACGACCGAGTAAACACCAGTGATAACTTCCCCAGCAGCTATTCTTGAAACAATGGATTTATCAAGCCTTTTAATTTTCATTTACAGACACCTCACAGATAATAATAACTCATCAGAGTTTTATAAACACAAGAATAAAATAATCTGGGAGGTGACAATTTTGGGAAAAAAGACTAAACGTGCCCTGGCATTTATTGTTTTGATGGGGTTTGTCAGTCTTTTTTCGGATATTGTATATGAAGGTGCTCGGAGTATCTCTGGACCATTCTTGGGATTGCTTGGAGCAAGTGCAACTGTCGTCGCATTCACAGCAGGACTTGGAGAGTTTATTGGATACGCTCTCAGGCTTGTTACAGGTTATCTTGCAGGCAAGACAAAGCGATACTGGCTTTTTACCTTTGTTGGTTATTTTATGAATTTGTTTGCCGTTCCTGCCCTTGCTCTTGCAGGAAATTGGCAGTTAGCGGTTCTGCTTTTGCTTTCGGAACGCTTTGGCAAGGCGATTAGAAAACCATCGCGTGACACAATGATGTCTTATGCTGCTAAACAGGTTGGAACGGGTTTTGGTTTCGGTCTGGAGGAAGCTCTTGACCAAGTGGGTGCAATCAGTGGACCTGTAATACTTTCTTTGGTTCTTTCATTAAAAGCGGGAGAAGAGTTTGCAAAATACAAGCTTGCATTTTCTGTGCTATTTTTTCCAGCGTTGATTGCTATTATTCTTTTAATATGTGGAAGAATCTTTTTTCCAGAGCCAGGCGAATTTGAGGAAAAATCAACCCCGGGTGGAAAGATTACAGCCAATGGTTTTGCCCTCTATATGGTAGCTATTTCTCTGATTGCAGCTGGCTTTTCTGATTTCCCACTTATTTCTTTTCACTTTGCAAAAAATCATATATTGAGTTCTTCAACAATTCCACTGTTTTACTCAATAGCAATGGCAGTTGATGCCGTAGCGGCTCTTTTCTTCGGAAAACTTTTTGACAAAAAAGGTATCATGGTTTTGATAATATCATCTGCCCTGAGTGCACTATTTGCTCCCCTTGTCTTTCTGACAAAAAACATTTTCCTCATCTCAGTTGGGGTGTCGCTCTGGGGAATTGGAATGGGTGCACAAGAATCCATTCTCAAAGCAGTTGTGGCAAATCTGGTATCGCGTGAAAAGAGAGCATTTGCTTATGGAATCTTCAATACAGTTTTTGGATTGTTTTGGTTTCTCGGTAGCCTCTTTATGGGGATTCTTTACGAGAAATCTTTATTATTACTTGTGATTTTTTCTGTTGTGAGCGAATTATCATCAGTATTTGTATTGCTTGGCCTGAGAAAGCACTAATCCGATAAATTTTGATATATCCTTGGGAACGTTCTTTTTTTCCAGTGGGGACTGAAGAAATCTGTAAAGCCATTCCAAACGCGCTCTTTGAATAAAATTTGGAGCGCGTTTCTTGATCCCTGAAATTACATCAAATGAACCCCCGACTCCCATAGCTAATTTTGCCGTTGTCTTTCTGAAATTTTCGTAAATCCAGATTTCTTGCTTAGGAACTCCCATGCCAACAAATATAAGATCAGGTTTGGCTTGTTTTATTTGTTCTAAGGGGCCTTCTTTTTCAAAATATCCATGGTGATAACCGCAGACAATATTTCCAAATTTCTCGGTTAAATTTCTGGCGGCTTTTTCAACAACATCAATTTTTGCACCGAGCAAATAAATTTTCCAACCAGAAGCACGCGCTTTATCACACAAAGCCATCATTGTATCTATTCCTGTAACTCTGACAGCCTTTCGCCTGTAAATTTTTTTCAGCGCCCATATGACTCCTATACCATCCGGGACTATTATATCTGCATTTTGAACAGCAAATTTATATCGTTCGTCCTCTGTTGTTTTAACTATTATTGATGCATTGGCTGTTACAACAAAGGTTTTTTCGTTGTTCGATATTCTTCTGGATAATATCTCGACCAATTCAATTAATGTTGGAGTACTTATTGTCAGGTCAAACAATGTGAATTTTTCCAAAGAAGTTGCCTCCAGGATAAAGATAAGGCCGGATATATCCGGCCCGTGGTGCCGAGGGCGGGACTTGAACCCGCACGGGTGTAAACCCACATGATCCTGAGTCATGCGCGTCTGCCAATTCCGCCACCTCGGCATTTCATCCAGTATGATACCATAACTTAAAAATGCTTTCAAGCTGCAACCGTCATAGTCCGAAAACTTGACAGAGTTCTTTCAACAAATCTTCTGCTTTATCTTCATGTACAAGGCATGATATCTTTATTTCAGAAGTTGTTATCATTTCTGGCTCTATGTTTTTCTTTCTCAAAACTTCAAAAAATTTTGCTGCAACACCTCGTTGATATTTCATTCCTAAACCTATTATTGATACCTTAGAAAACCCCCCTGTGATCTTAATTTCACAATCAAGATCTCTCATTGCCTTCTGTACGTCAACCGAGTTACTTTCAACAATTGTGAAAGATAGATTAATGTCTCCTGAGTTACTCACCAACGATATCATATCAACGTTAAAGCCTTTTTCAGCGAGTTCTCTAAATACGTCGGCGGTTGCTTTAGAATTTTTCAAGCTATAAACGCTGACCTTTACCTGATTTTTCTCTATCGTCGCGCCTGTAACAACGGGTCGCTCAAGCCATTCCGGAAGTTTTCCCATCACCCACGTTCCCTCCTCATTTGAAAACGAAGAAGCGCAATAAATTGGTACGCTGTATTTTTTTGCTATCTCAACACTTCGAGAATGTAGAACCCTGGCACCAAGTGCGGAGAATTCCAACATTTCATCGTATGTAATATAAGACAGTTTTTTTGCCTGGGGAAAGATCCTGGGATCTGTTGTATATATGCCAGCGACGTCGCTGTATATTTCGCAGATTGTTCCAAGTTTTGCGGCAATAGCAACAGCAGAAGTATCTGATCCTCCTCTTCCAAGAGTTGTCAGTTCATCGTTTTCGTTTATTCCCTGAAACCCTGTAACAAGTAAAACATCGTTATGAAAAGCCAGCGATCTTAATTTTCGGTCATCTATATCTTTTATCCTTGCCGAATTAAAATCGCTGGTTGTCAGAATCCGAGCCTGAAACGCATTCAAAGATACAGCTTTCATACCTATTCTGTCAAGGTATATGGATAGCAAAGCAGCGGATATTTGTTCGCCACAGGATAACAACATATCCAGTTCTCTTGGATTGGGTTTTTCAGACAGCCTTCTTGCAAGAAAAACCAATTTGTCTGTTGTTTTTCCCATTGCAGAGACAACAACGATTAACTTTTTCCCATTTTTTACTGTTTTCACTATTTTCTCGGTAATTTTTTTGATTCTTTCTATGCTGGCAAGCGATGAGCCACCATATTTTTGTACAACAAGTTTCAGAAAAATCACCTCTTTTTGGATAAAACATCACGAAATGTGTAGAACGAAGCTTTAGTACTGATAGCAAATTCAGCTGCTTTCAACGCACCGAGTGCAAAGATTTTTCTTGACATTGCCCTGTGAGATAATTCGATTACCTCGCCTTCATTTGCAAATAAAATTTTGTGATCGCCGAATATTCCTCCGGCGCGGATTGAGTGAATGGGGACATTTCCGAGGCTTTCACTCAAAAATAGAGCTGTGCCGGAAGGAGCGTCTTTCTTTTTCCTATGATGAAACTCAATGATTTCGATATCCCATTCAGAAAACTCCAGTTTGAAACTTTCCAGGATATTCTTTATCACGTTTATTCCCACAGAAAAATTACTTGAATATACAACCGGAACCAGAGCAGACAATTCATTGAGCATCGATATGTCTTGTTCTTTCAAATTGGTTGTTCCAATAACTGCAGGGCATAGAAATTTTTTCGATAACTCCACGGTTTCTTTCAAAGCTTCTGGTGAAGAGAAGTCTAATATGATATCTGGTTTTTCTTGTACTTCTCTATGTGTTCTGTCAAATTTTGCCACTAATTGGTGGCAGTACTCGCTAAAAACCTCGATAATTTCCTTTCCCATTTTTCCTGAAAATCCAACGAGTCCATATTTCATCAGCACCATCCTTTCTTTGCCAGTAGATCTCTTAATGTTTCTATTGTGGATCTCGACGCACCGGTCATAGGTAACCTCAATTCATTTTTTATTTTTCCCATCAACCATAGAGCAGCTTTAATAGGTACGGGGTTGGTTTCTATAAATAAAGATTTCATTAATTCAAGGTTTTCAAAGTGTGTTTTTCTTGCTAATTCGTAATTTTTGTCCAGCATTGCTCCAGTCAATCGAACCATGTTTTCCGGTGATATGTTCGAGAAAACCGATATAACACCAGCTGCTCCAACTGACATTAAATGAATAGTTCTATCATCATTTCCTGACCATACATAAAAATCTTTTCTGCTAATGAGCCTTATTATTTCGTCTGCTTGAGAAACGTCTGTATTAGCTTCTTTTATGCCTATTATGTTTTTACAACGATCAGCCAGATATGCTACTGTTTCAGGGTTTATATTTACTCCGGTTCTCGATGGGACATTATAAATTATCAATGGTATATTCAATCTTTCAGATAGGTACTTATAATGCTCAATTAAACCCTTCTGGGTTGGTTTGTTATAATAAGGACTGACAACCAAAACTGCATCAGCACCGTTTTTGCTTGCCAGATGGGACAGATGCAATGTTTTTTCTGTATCGTTTGTACCTGTTCCGACAATTACCTTAGCCCTGTCAGAACACATCTCCTTAGTTATGCTTGTGAGTTTCTCCCTTTCCTTATCTGTTAAAGTTGCCCCTTCTCCTGTAGTTCCTGCGACAACTATTGCTTGAATTTTCTCCGCAAGCTGCCATTTCACTAAATTTCTGTACGCACTATAATCGATTCTTCCGTTTTTGAACGGCGTGACGATCGCTGTACCAACACCTTTAAACATTTCTTCCCCCTCCTTTTTCAATAAAAAAGCGGGCTACTTCTGGTAGCCCGCTTCTCACACAGTGGTCGTGCTCTAAAAAAGCAAACACA is a window of Pseudothermotoga elfii DSM 9442 = NBRC 107921 DNA encoding:
- a CDS encoding GNAT family N-acetyltransferase translates to MENVIIRPVRLSDSAKLVSFKKAVTSESKFLLTYPDEVESIYDQKRIITLYLSDNRKIFLVAEYMDEIIGVVTLSGSFRRKILHKGELGISVRKPFWGKGIGSALMRECLGVAKERGFKKIQLEVIADNHRAISLYKKFGFEIEGIKKKAVLIDEQYFDLLVMGKWL
- the dapA gene encoding 4-hydroxy-tetrahydrodipicolinate synthase produces the protein MFKGVGTAIVTPFKNGRIDYSAYRNLVKWQLAEKIQAIVVAGTTGEGATLTDKEREKLTSITKEMCSDRAKVIVGTGTNDTEKTLHLSHLASKNGADAVLVVSPYYNKPTQKGLIEHYKYLSERLNIPLIIYNVPSRTGVNINPETVAYLADRCKNIIGIKEANTDVSQADEIIRLISRKDFYVWSGNDDRTIHLMSVGAAGVISVFSNISPENMVRLTGAMLDKNYELARKTHFENLELMKSLFIETNPVPIKAALWLMGKIKNELRLPMTGASRSTIETLRDLLAKKGWC
- a CDS encoding 4-hydroxy-tetrahydrodipicolinate reductase, translated to MKYGLVGFSGKMGKEIIEVFSEYCHQLVAKFDRTHREVQEKPDIILDFSSPEALKETVELSKKFLCPAVIGTTNLKEQDISMLNELSALVPVVYSSNFSVGINVIKNILESFKLEFSEWDIEIIEFHHRKKKDAPSGTALFLSESLGNVPIHSIRAGGIFGDHKILFANEGEVIELSHRAMSRKIFALGALKAAEFAISTKASFYTFRDVLSKKR
- a CDS encoding MFS transporter, with product MTILGKKTKRALAFIVLMGFVSLFSDIVYEGARSISGPFLGLLGASATVVAFTAGLGEFIGYALRLVTGYLAGKTKRYWLFTFVGYFMNLFAVPALALAGNWQLAVLLLLSERFGKAIRKPSRDTMMSYAAKQVGTGFGFGLEEALDQVGAISGPVILSLVLSLKAGEEFAKYKLAFSVLFFPALIAIILLICGRIFFPEPGEFEEKSTPGGKITANGFALYMVAISLIAAGFSDFPLISFHFAKNHILSSSTIPLFYSIAMAVDAVAALFFGKLFDKKGIMVLIISSALSALFAPLVFLTKNIFLISVGVSLWGIGMGAQESILKAVVANLVSREKRAFAYGIFNTVFGLFWFLGSLFMGILYEKSLLLLVIFSVVSELSSVFVLLGLRKH
- a CDS encoding WecB/TagA/CpsF family glycosyltransferase, whose translation is MEKFTLFDLTISTPTLIELVEILSRRISNNEKTFVVTANASIIVKTTEDERYKFAVQNADIIVPDGIGVIWALKKIYRRKAVRVTGIDTMMALCDKARASGWKIYLLGAKIDVVEKAARNLTEKFGNIVCGYHHGYFEKEGPLEQIKQAKPDLIFVGMGVPKQEIWIYENFRKTTAKLAMGVGGSFDVISGIKKRAPNFIQRARLEWLYRFLQSPLEKKNVPKDISKFIGLVLSQAKQYKY
- the mutL gene encoding DNA mismatch repair endonuclease MutL, coding for MKIKRLDKSIVSRIAAGEVITGVYSVVKELIENSIDAGADRIVVELINGGKSEIKVQDNGEGMEKDDLLVCYESHTTSKIDSFQDIYTLNSFGFRGEALYSICQISKTTIFSKTASSNLGHEIEVVAGHLVYEKPVQIEKGTTVIVRDLFFNVPARRKFLKSNAVEARMAVEVFERFCLSHPHINLILTKDQQVIYNLPATTLIQRIKALFPDIPMDSLKAIQSQWKDMELHGCAVSPANLRRKKAIFTFVNDRFVVNQLLQSAIYSAYADFLHQKEHPVVIVNLFLPPKDIDVNVHPQKIEVKFSRDEEVFRFVRDSIKSQLKIPIIHHISRNTPAKVQERQVEYKSPNAKFTTTSEEMLIPPEDFKIIGIVRGRYIIVETKDELFIVDFHAAHERLIYNRMLSSLNQNDGTDLLIPVQIELRESELALIEKNNVLKQIGFDYEIIKNQLIVKKIPTWLDQSDVKRFIIDSIDEIKLIDIYGLEEVMKKIIADISCKSALRTRDRLDLSQAKYLVREIFANKISTCPHGRPVMYSINFKELDSFFERI
- a CDS encoding aspartate kinase, coding for MKLVVQKYGGSSLASIERIKKITEKIVKTVKNGKKLIVVVSAMGKTTDKLVFLARRLSEKPNPRELDMLLSCGEQISAALLSIYLDRIGMKAVSLNAFQARILTTSDFNSARIKDIDDRKLRSLAFHNDVLLVTGFQGINENDELTTLGRGGSDTSAVAIAAKLGTICEIYSDVAGIYTTDPRIFPQAKKLSYITYDEMLEFSALGARVLHSRSVEIAKKYSVPIYCASSFSNEEGTWVMGKLPEWLERPVVTGATIEKNQVKVSVYSLKNSKATADVFRELAEKGFNVDMISLVSNSGDINLSFTIVESNSVDVQKAMRDLDCEIKITGGFSKVSIIGLGMKYQRGVAAKFFEVLRKKNIEPEMITTSEIKISCLVHEDKAEDLLKELCQVFGL